In one Mesorhizobium australicum genomic region, the following are encoded:
- a CDS encoding DUF934 domain-containing protein — translation MTEPAPPPETRLWTPSGFRDDEWSHSEEFDAPGSNGKLILPLSAFLEIPADERLRDRDRIGVLLAPADPVEAIADVLDQVALVALSFPAFNDGRSFSKAELLRSRYGYAGPIRATGQVLVDQLPHMLRVGFDEFEVSHPVLIERLEKGETGGIGLYYQPTSTSSDTTSGYSWRRLRD, via the coding sequence ATGACCGAACCCGCCCCCCCGCCCGAGACGCGGCTCTGGACGCCGTCCGGCTTTCGCGACGACGAATGGAGCCATTCCGAGGAGTTCGACGCGCCCGGCTCCAACGGCAAGCTGATCCTGCCGCTCAGTGCATTCCTCGAGATCCCGGCCGACGAGAGGCTGCGCGACAGGGACAGGATCGGCGTGCTGCTGGCGCCTGCCGACCCGGTGGAGGCGATCGCCGACGTGCTCGACCAGGTGGCGCTCGTCGCTTTGTCATTTCCAGCCTTCAACGATGGGCGTTCCTTCTCCAAGGCCGAGCTGCTGCGCAGCCGGTATGGCTATGCCGGGCCCATACGTGCGACAGGGCAGGTTCTGGTCGACCAGTTGCCGCATATGCTGCGCGTCGGCTTCGACGAGTTCGAAGTGTCTCACCCGGTCCTGATCGAGCGGCTCGAGAAAGGCGAAACCGGCGGAATCGGCCTGTATTACCAGCCCACGTCCACGTCTTCCGACACGACAAGCGGCTATTCCTGGCGCCGCCTGCGAGATTAG
- a CDS encoding DJ-1/PfpI family protein, translating to MAGKKILMLVGEFSEEYEIFVFEQTMHAVGHTVHVVCPDKKAGELVKTSLHDFEGHQTYTEKLGHDYYVNKTFAEVKPEDYDAVYCAGGRGPEYIRIDKRVQAIVRHFHETGKPIFTICHGVQILIAVDGVVRGKKVAALQYCEPEVTLAGGIYVDVPANGAHVDGNLVSAKGWPGLSNFMRECLKVLGTEIRHGQHMMRPAMAA from the coding sequence ATGGCAGGCAAGAAGATATTGATGCTCGTGGGCGAGTTCAGCGAGGAATACGAAATCTTCGTGTTCGAGCAGACCATGCATGCGGTTGGCCACACCGTCCATGTGGTCTGTCCGGACAAGAAAGCGGGCGAGCTCGTCAAGACGTCGCTGCACGACTTCGAAGGGCACCAGACCTATACCGAGAAGCTCGGCCACGACTACTACGTCAACAAGACCTTCGCCGAGGTTAAGCCCGAGGACTACGACGCCGTCTACTGCGCCGGCGGCCGCGGCCCGGAATACATCCGCATCGACAAGCGCGTGCAGGCGATCGTGCGTCATTTCCACGAGACCGGAAAGCCGATCTTCACCATCTGCCATGGCGTGCAGATCCTGATCGCCGTCGACGGTGTGGTGCGCGGCAAGAAGGTCGCGGCGCTGCAATATTGCGAGCCCGAAGTGACTCTCGCCGGCGGCATCTATGTCGACGTTCCTGCAAATGGCGCGCATGTCGACGGCAATCTCGTCTCCGCCAAGGGCTGGCCAGGGCTTTCCAACTTCATGCGCGAATGCCTGAAAGTGCTCGGCACCGAGATCAGACACGGCCAGCATATGATGCGGCCGGCGATGGCGGCCTGA
- a CDS encoding Fur family transcriptional regulator: MTEEAKKLRDYEARLREAGVRITRPRRAILQILSETADHPDAMEIFQRALSIDPTISLSTVYRTMKLLEDKGEIQRHAFAGGPSRFEQAAGEHHDHLIDLDTGDVIEFHSERIEQLQDEIARRLGYDIVYHRLELYGRKRKSR, from the coding sequence ATGACGGAGGAAGCGAAAAAGCTGCGCGACTACGAGGCTCGCCTACGGGAGGCCGGCGTGCGTATCACGCGGCCGCGCCGGGCGATCTTGCAGATCCTTTCCGAGACGGCGGATCATCCCGACGCGATGGAGATCTTCCAGCGGGCGTTGTCGATCGATCCGACGATTTCGCTCTCGACCGTCTACCGCACCATGAAACTGCTCGAGGACAAGGGCGAGATCCAGCGCCACGCCTTCGCCGGCGGGCCCTCGCGCTTCGAGCAGGCGGCGGGCGAGCACCACGACCATCTGATCGACCTCGACACCGGCGACGTGATCGAGTTCCATTCCGAGCGGATCGAGCAGCTGCAGGACGAGATCGCGCGCAGGCTTGGCTACGACATCGTGTATCACCGGCTGGAGCTCTACGGCCGCAAGCGCAAGAGCCGCTAG
- a CDS encoding metal ABC transporter substrate-binding protein: MPSILRSALIGLALSAATIVSADAAEKFKAVTTFTVIADIAKNVAGDTAEVESITRAGAEIHNYQPTPRDIVKAQDADLILWNGLNLETWFQRFFQNLRDIPSVVLSDGVDPIGISEGPYTGKPNPHAWMSPTDVKIYVDNIATAFAKYDPDNAEAYKANAEAYKAKIDATVAPVRAALDAIPQERRWLVTSEGAFSYLARDFGLKELYLWPINADGQGTPQQVRKVVDAVKADKIPVVFSESTVSPDPAQQVARETGARYGGVLYVDSLSEADGPVPTYLDLMRVTTETIAKGLAE; the protein is encoded by the coding sequence ATGCCTTCCATCCTACGCAGCGCCCTGATCGGCCTGGCCCTGTCCGCCGCAACAATCGTCTCCGCGGATGCGGCCGAGAAGTTCAAGGCCGTGACGACCTTCACTGTCATCGCGGACATCGCGAAGAACGTTGCCGGCGACACGGCGGAGGTGGAATCCATCACGCGCGCCGGCGCGGAGATCCACAACTACCAGCCGACACCGCGCGACATCGTCAAGGCGCAGGACGCCGACCTGATCCTGTGGAACGGGCTCAACCTCGAGACCTGGTTCCAGCGCTTCTTCCAGAACCTGCGCGACATTCCGAGCGTCGTGCTGTCGGACGGGGTCGACCCGATCGGCATTTCCGAAGGACCTTACACCGGCAAGCCTAATCCCCATGCCTGGATGTCGCCGACAGACGTGAAGATCTATGTCGACAACATTGCGACCGCCTTCGCCAAGTATGACCCGGATAATGCCGAGGCCTACAAGGCGAACGCCGAAGCCTACAAGGCGAAGATCGACGCCACCGTCGCCCCAGTGCGCGCCGCGCTCGACGCGATCCCGCAGGAGCGCCGCTGGCTGGTCACCAGCGAAGGCGCATTCTCCTATCTCGCGCGCGATTTCGGCCTGAAGGAACTCTATCTCTGGCCGATCAATGCCGACGGCCAGGGCACACCGCAGCAGGTGCGCAAGGTCGTCGACGCGGTGAAGGCCGACAAGATCCCGGTCGTCTTCAGCGAAAGCACGGTGTCGCCCGACCCGGCACAGCAGGTGGCGCGTGAGACCGGAGCCCGCTACGGTGGCGTTCTCTATGTGGACTCGCTCAGCGAAGCGGACGGCCCGGTGCCGACCTATCTCGACCTGATGCGGGTAACGACCGAAACGATCGCAAAAGGCCTCGCGGAATGA
- a CDS encoding M48 family metallopeptidase: MIFSLLRKPEPRRPAEPLERMHEVGGRALPLRIVENARARRLTLRIDAGGQGLRVTVPPGIPAREVDRFIDRHQGWLEARIAKVPDRPQIRPGVKVPVRGVPHLIVHEPGKRGSVTAAEVDGAPALIVHGERTHLARRVADFLKREAKKDIEALVAKHTAAVGRKAKAIRFKDTTSRWGSCTSDGSLSFSWRIMMARPTVIDYLVAHEVAHLREMNHGPKFWALCRELCPRTDEARAWLKKNGAALQAIRFE, from the coding sequence ATGATCTTCTCGCTCCTGAGAAAGCCAGAGCCGCGCCGGCCTGCCGAGCCGCTCGAACGGATGCACGAGGTCGGCGGGCGCGCGCTGCCGCTGCGCATCGTCGAGAACGCACGCGCCCGGCGGCTGACGCTGCGCATCGACGCCGGCGGACAAGGCCTGCGCGTGACGGTTCCGCCGGGCATCCCCGCCCGCGAGGTCGACCGGTTCATCGACCGCCACCAAGGCTGGCTGGAGGCCCGCATCGCCAAAGTGCCGGACAGGCCGCAGATACGGCCGGGCGTGAAGGTTCCGGTGCGCGGCGTGCCGCATCTCATCGTCCACGAGCCGGGCAAGCGCGGCTCTGTGACGGCGGCCGAGGTCGATGGCGCGCCGGCGCTGATCGTGCATGGCGAGCGCACGCATCTTGCCCGACGAGTCGCAGACTTCCTCAAGCGCGAGGCGAAGAAGGACATAGAGGCGCTGGTGGCGAAGCACACCGCCGCCGTCGGCCGCAAAGCCAAGGCGATCCGCTTCAAGGACACGACCAGTCGCTGGGGTTCCTGCACCTCCGACGGCAGCCTGTCCTTCTCCTGGCGCATCATGATGGCGCGCCCGACGGTGATCGACTACCTCGTCGCACACGAAGTGGCGCATCTGAGGGAGATGAACCACGGACCGAAGTTCTGGGCGCTGTGCCGGGAACTCTGCCCGAGGACGGACGAGGCGCGGGCCTGGCTGAAGAAGAACGGCGCGGCGCTTCAGGCGATCAGGTTCGAGTAG
- a CDS encoding GMC family oxidoreductase: MEFDYVIVGGGSAGSTLAARLSEDTDATVCLLEAGGDGKHILIRAPTGTALMLPGRPKISNWAYQTVPQPGLGGRRGYQPRGKALGGSSAINAMLYIRGHRSDYDGWTAAGCDGWGWQDVLPYFRKAEGNQRGEDAFHGASGPLQVGEQRTPRPIVQAFVDACGENQIRFNDDFNGPEQEGAGYYQVTQFWSGPKMGERCSAAAAYLHPAMDRRNLSVLTDAHATGIVLENKRATGVRFRRGGREEIVSARREVILCGGAFNSPQLLLLSGIGPGAELARHGILVKHELAGVGQNLQDHLDFVASWKSGDRNLLGVSFGGLVDIIREARRWKRDGTGLIASPGAEGAAFIRSDPALEKPDLQLHFVVGIIDDHARKLHLGHGYSCHVCVPRPHSRGTVGLDSANPLAPPRIDPNFLADERDTETLLKGIRIMRRILAAPALAPYRKTELYLGGTEPDDTELIRHIRARSDTIYHPVGTCRMGTDENAVVDTRLRVRGLEQLRVVDASVMPTLIGGNTNAPTIMIAEKAADLIRAA; the protein is encoded by the coding sequence ATGGAATTCGACTATGTCATCGTCGGAGGCGGGTCCGCCGGATCGACGCTTGCCGCACGGCTGAGCGAGGACACGGACGCGACCGTCTGCCTGCTCGAGGCAGGCGGCGACGGCAAGCACATCCTCATCCGCGCGCCGACCGGTACGGCCTTGATGCTGCCCGGGCGGCCCAAGATCTCGAACTGGGCCTACCAGACCGTTCCCCAGCCCGGCCTTGGCGGACGCCGCGGCTACCAGCCGCGCGGCAAGGCGCTGGGCGGGTCGAGCGCCATCAACGCGATGCTCTACATCCGCGGCCATCGCTCGGACTATGACGGCTGGACGGCCGCTGGCTGCGATGGCTGGGGATGGCAGGACGTGCTGCCTTATTTCCGCAAGGCCGAGGGCAACCAGCGCGGCGAGGACGCCTTCCATGGCGCGTCGGGCCCGCTGCAGGTAGGCGAACAGCGCACGCCGCGGCCGATCGTGCAGGCCTTCGTCGACGCCTGCGGTGAAAACCAGATCCGATTCAACGACGATTTCAACGGACCGGAGCAGGAGGGCGCGGGCTACTACCAGGTCACGCAGTTCTGGTCCGGGCCAAAGATGGGCGAGCGCTGTTCGGCAGCGGCGGCCTATCTGCATCCGGCGATGGACCGAAGAAACCTGTCGGTGCTGACCGACGCCCATGCAACCGGGATCGTGCTTGAGAACAAGCGGGCGACAGGGGTCCGGTTCCGGCGCGGCGGCCGGGAAGAGATCGTCTCGGCGCGGCGTGAGGTGATCCTGTGCGGCGGCGCATTCAACTCGCCGCAGCTTCTCCTGCTGTCGGGCATCGGGCCGGGCGCGGAACTCGCGCGGCATGGCATCCTCGTGAAGCACGAGCTTGCCGGCGTCGGGCAGAACCTGCAGGACCATCTCGACTTCGTCGCGTCTTGGAAGTCGGGCGACCGCAACCTGCTCGGCGTGAGTTTCGGCGGCCTTGTCGACATCATCCGTGAGGCAAGGCGATGGAAGCGGGACGGCACGGGCCTGATCGCCTCGCCGGGGGCTGAAGGCGCTGCCTTCATCCGGTCGGATCCGGCGCTGGAGAAGCCGGATCTCCAGCTTCACTTCGTCGTCGGCATCATCGACGACCATGCGCGCAAGCTGCATCTCGGCCATGGCTATTCATGCCATGTCTGCGTGCCCAGGCCGCATTCGCGCGGCACTGTCGGCCTCGACAGCGCCAACCCGCTCGCACCGCCCCGGATCGACCCGAATTTCCTCGCCGACGAGCGCGATACGGAGACCTTGCTCAAGGGCATCCGGATCATGCGGCGCATCCTGGCAGCACCTGCACTCGCACCCTATCGCAAGACAGAGCTCTATCTCGGCGGGACAGAGCCCGACGATACCGAGCTGATCCGCCACATCCGGGCGCGGTCGGACACCATCTACCATCCGGTCGGAACATGCAGGATGGGGACGGACGAGAACGCCGTGGTCGATACGAGGCTTCGCGTGCGGGGCCTGGAACAGCTGCGGGTCGTCGACGCCTCGGTCATGCCGACGCTGATCGGCGGCAACACCAATGCGCCGACGATCATGATTGCCGAGAAGGCCGCGGATTTGATCCGGGCAGCGTGA
- a CDS encoding metal ABC transporter permease, with protein MIATLLEPFGYGYMVNAMWVSALVGAVCAFLSAFLMLKGWSLIGDALSHSIVPGVAGAYMLGLPFALGAFLAGGLAAGAMLFLNQRTRLREDAIIGMIFTSFFGLGLFMVSLSPTSVNIQTIVLGNILAITPADTLQLVLIAGVSLAILIAKWKDLMVAFFDENHARSIGLRPGLLKGVFFTLLAACTVAALQTVGAFLVIAMVVTPGATAYLLTDRFPRLITIAVAIGALSSLVGAYISYFLDGATGGVIVVLQMAVFLTAFVFAPKHGLLAARRRAREALEAQA; from the coding sequence ATGATCGCGACCCTGCTCGAACCGTTCGGCTACGGCTACATGGTCAACGCCATGTGGGTCTCGGCGCTGGTCGGCGCAGTCTGCGCCTTCCTGTCGGCCTTCCTGATGCTCAAGGGCTGGTCGCTGATCGGCGACGCGCTCTCGCATTCGATCGTGCCGGGCGTCGCCGGCGCCTATATGCTGGGCCTACCCTTCGCACTCGGCGCTTTCCTGGCCGGCGGGCTCGCCGCCGGTGCCATGCTCTTCCTCAACCAGCGGACCAGGCTGCGCGAGGATGCGATCATCGGCATGATCTTCACCTCCTTCTTCGGGCTTGGCCTGTTCATGGTGTCGCTGTCGCCGACCTCGGTGAACATCCAGACGATCGTGCTCGGCAACATCCTCGCCATTACTCCCGCCGACACGCTCCAGCTTGTGCTGATCGCCGGTGTGTCGCTCGCGATCCTCATCGCCAAGTGGAAGGATCTGATGGTCGCCTTCTTCGACGAGAACCATGCGCGGTCGATCGGCCTGCGGCCGGGCCTGCTCAAGGGGGTCTTCTTCACCCTGCTCGCCGCCTGCACGGTGGCGGCACTGCAGACCGTCGGCGCCTTCCTCGTGATCGCCATGGTCGTCACGCCGGGCGCGACCGCCTACCTGCTCACCGACCGGTTCCCGCGCCTGATCACGATCGCAGTCGCGATCGGGGCGCTGTCGAGCCTTGTCGGCGCCTACATCTCCTATTTCCTCGACGGCGCAACCGGTGGGGTGATCGTCGTGTTGCAGATGGCGGTCTTCCTGACCGCCTTCGTCTTCGCGCCCAAGCATGGCCTGTTGGCCGCGCGGCGGCGGGCACGGGAAGCGCTGGAGGCGCAGGCATGA
- a CDS encoding manganese/iron ABC transporter ATP-binding protein: MNMAPQKQALPDGERNGPAVTAGLVAKNLTVTYRSGNTALRSASFSIPRGSITALVGVNGSGKSTLFKAIMGFVPLAAGSVTMFGEPAGRALKKNVVAYVPQAEEVDWTFPVLVEDVVMMGRYGHMNFMRIPSRHDHEMVTQALARVGMGDYRKRQIGELSGGQKKRVFLARALAQEGEVILLDEPFTGVDVNTEDAIIALMRSLRDEGKIMLVSTHNLGSVPDFCDRVILINRTVLAEGPTETVFTRDNLERAFGGVLRHFVLGGAELHDDEDARQVTVISDDERPLVVYSEKAQTGSAAPASRKPDEPAE, from the coding sequence ATGAATATGGCACCGCAGAAACAGGCTTTGCCTGACGGGGAACGAAACGGGCCGGCGGTCACCGCCGGCCTGGTCGCGAAGAATCTCACCGTCACCTACCGGAGTGGCAATACCGCGCTGCGGTCTGCCTCCTTCTCCATTCCGCGCGGCTCGATCACCGCGCTGGTCGGCGTGAACGGGTCGGGCAAGTCGACCCTGTTCAAGGCCATCATGGGCTTCGTGCCGCTCGCCGCCGGCTCCGTCACCATGTTCGGCGAGCCGGCCGGGCGGGCGCTGAAGAAGAACGTCGTCGCCTATGTCCCGCAGGCCGAGGAGGTCGACTGGACCTTTCCGGTGCTGGTCGAGGACGTGGTGATGATGGGCCGTTACGGCCACATGAACTTCATGCGCATTCCCTCCCGCCACGACCACGAGATGGTGACGCAGGCGCTCGCCCGCGTGGGTATGGGCGACTATCGCAAGCGGCAGATCGGCGAATTGTCCGGCGGCCAGAAGAAGCGCGTCTTCCTGGCGCGCGCGCTGGCGCAGGAAGGCGAGGTTATCCTGCTCGATGAACCGTTCACCGGGGTGGACGTCAATACCGAGGACGCGATCATCGCGCTGATGCGCAGCCTGCGTGACGAGGGCAAGATCATGCTCGTGTCGACGCATAACCTTGGGTCTGTTCCGGACTTCTGCGACCGCGTGATCCTCATCAACCGCACCGTGCTGGCGGAAGGGCCGACCGAGACCGTCTTCACGCGCGACAATCTCGAACGCGCCTTCGGCGGCGTGCTGCGCCATTTCGTTCTCGGCGGCGCGGAACTGCACGACGACGAAGACGCCCGGCAGGTCACCGTCATCTCCGACGACGAGCGGCCGCTTGTGGTCTATTCCGAGAAGGCACAGACCGGAAGCGCTGCTCCGGCCTCCCGCAAGCCCGACGAGCCGGCCGAATGA
- a CDS encoding phosphoadenylyl-sulfate reductase: MLAKLKQLSAEEEAAIEAAALEARYGQLEPQDIITFSIGRFGLQGLGAVSSFGADSAVLLHMIARIDPALQVIFLDTGKHFGETLQYRDALSADFGLRNITVFEPLASSLRETDPEGELHKSNTDACCNIRKVEPMARAVEPLAAWFTGRKRFQAATRNGLPVFEAVGPRIRINPLAKWTTADLAAYMREHQLRENPLVAYGYLSIGCFPCTQPVKEGEDARSGRWAGQAKTECGIHLSDLDHSLTASSL; encoded by the coding sequence ATGCTAGCGAAGCTAAAGCAGCTTAGCGCCGAGGAAGAGGCTGCGATCGAGGCCGCGGCGCTGGAGGCCCGCTACGGGCAGCTTGAGCCGCAGGACATTATCACCTTCTCGATCGGCCGCTTCGGACTGCAGGGGCTGGGCGCGGTGTCGTCGTTCGGCGCGGATTCCGCCGTGCTGCTGCACATGATCGCGCGCATAGACCCGGCGCTGCAGGTGATCTTCCTCGATACCGGCAAGCATTTCGGCGAGACGCTGCAATACCGGGACGCGCTCTCGGCCGATTTTGGGCTGCGCAATATCACGGTCTTCGAGCCGCTGGCTTCCTCGCTGCGGGAAACGGATCCCGAGGGCGAACTGCACAAGTCGAATACCGACGCTTGCTGCAACATCCGCAAGGTCGAACCGATGGCGCGCGCGGTCGAGCCGCTCGCGGCCTGGTTCACCGGCCGCAAGCGCTTCCAGGCGGCGACGCGCAACGGTTTGCCGGTATTCGAGGCGGTGGGACCGCGCATCCGCATCAATCCGCTGGCGAAGTGGACGACGGCCGATCTCGCCGCCTATATGCGCGAGCACCAGTTGAGGGAAAATCCGCTCGTCGCCTACGGCTACCTGTCCATCGGCTGCTTTCCCTGCACCCAGCCGGTCAAGGAAGGCGAAGATGCGCGATCCGGACGTTGGGCTGGACAAGCCAAGACGGAATGCGGCATTCACCTGTCGGACCTCGACCACTCGCTGACGGCATCGTCGCTCTAG
- a CDS encoding phosphoribosylanthranilate isomerase encodes MPLDIKICGLSTPETIAAVLDGGASHVGFIFFPKSPRNVTPAQAALLRQAAIGRAKAVAVTVDASDDFLDAIVSQMKPDMLQLHGKETPERVTYVRERYNLPVMKALSVSEPADLLPIQGFVGVADRLLLDAKAPKGSELPGGNGVSFDWRLLAALDPGLDYMLSGGLNPDNVGDAIRIANPPGLDVSSGVESAPGVKDTGLIRDFFEAARKA; translated from the coding sequence ATGCCCCTCGACATCAAGATATGCGGCCTGTCCACGCCAGAGACGATCGCGGCGGTGCTCGACGGCGGGGCGAGCCATGTCGGCTTCATCTTCTTTCCAAAAAGCCCGCGCAATGTGACGCCGGCGCAGGCAGCCTTGCTGCGGCAGGCGGCAATTGGGCGCGCCAAGGCGGTCGCGGTGACCGTCGATGCGAGCGACGACTTCCTCGACGCGATCGTGTCGCAGATGAAGCCCGACATGCTGCAGCTTCACGGTAAGGAAACGCCGGAACGTGTGACTTACGTGCGGGAGCGTTACAATCTGCCGGTGATGAAGGCGCTGTCGGTGAGCGAGCCCGCCGACCTGCTGCCGATCCAGGGTTTCGTCGGCGTCGCGGACCGGCTGCTGCTCGACGCCAAGGCGCCCAAAGGTTCCGAGCTTCCCGGTGGCAACGGCGTGTCGTTCGACTGGCGCCTGCTAGCCGCGCTCGATCCCGGCCTCGACTACATGCTGTCGGGCGGGCTCAATCCGGACAATGTGGGCGATGCGATCCGGATCGCGAATCCGCCGGGTCTGGATGTTTCGTCCGGTGTCGAATCCGCGCCGGGGGTCAAGGACACGGGACTGATCCGGGACTTCTTCGAGGCGGCGCGGAAGGCTTGA
- a CDS encoding nitrite/sulfite reductase, translating into MYRYDEFDHSFVQARVAEFRDQVDRRLAGEITEDQFRPLRLMNGVYLQLHAYMLRVAIPYGTLSSKQMRMLAHIARTYDKGYGHFTTRQNIQYNWPALSDIPAILADLASVEMHALQTSGNCIRNVTADHFAGAAADEVADPRPYAEILRQWSSVHPEFSYLPRKFKIAVTGAERDRAAIQVHDIGLHLKKNEKGELGFAVWVGGGQGRTPIIAKKIKDFLPEEHLLSYITAVMRVYNLHGRRDNKYKARIKILVHETGTEEFSRQVEAEWNALKDSVLTLPEQDIAAIGAYFAPPALAPRPEGDEVVKLARLDSRSFGEWLDQNVVTHKHPDYAAVTISLKGTGEAPGDASDGQMDAVADIAERYAFDEIRVSHEQNLILPHVARADLKAIYDRLVEIGLATANSNLITDIIACPGLDYCALANARSISVAQDISQRFASLARQKEIGELKLKISGCINACGHHHVGHIGILGVEKKGAELYQVTLGGSGDENASIGEIIGRGFGPDEITDAIEKIVDTYLAHRRDASEKFLDAYRRLGPAPFKEALYASEAKAA; encoded by the coding sequence ATGTATCGCTACGACGAATTCGACCATTCCTTCGTCCAGGCCCGCGTCGCCGAGTTCCGCGACCAGGTGGACCGCAGGCTTGCCGGCGAGATCACGGAGGACCAGTTCCGGCCGCTGCGGCTGATGAACGGCGTCTACCTCCAGCTCCACGCCTACATGCTGCGCGTCGCGATCCCCTACGGAACGCTGTCGTCGAAGCAGATGCGGATGCTCGCGCATATCGCCCGCACCTACGACAAGGGCTACGGCCATTTCACCACGCGGCAGAACATCCAGTACAACTGGCCGGCCCTGTCGGACATCCCGGCGATCCTTGCCGATCTCGCCTCGGTCGAGATGCACGCGCTGCAGACCAGCGGCAACTGCATCCGCAATGTGACCGCCGATCATTTCGCGGGTGCTGCCGCCGACGAGGTGGCCGATCCACGGCCCTATGCCGAGATCCTGCGCCAGTGGTCGTCGGTGCATCCCGAGTTCTCCTACCTGCCGCGCAAGTTCAAGATCGCCGTGACGGGCGCGGAGCGCGATCGCGCCGCGATCCAGGTTCACGACATCGGCCTGCATCTGAAGAAAAACGAGAAGGGCGAGCTTGGCTTCGCCGTCTGGGTCGGCGGCGGTCAGGGCCGCACGCCGATCATCGCCAAGAAGATCAAGGATTTCCTGCCGGAAGAGCACCTGCTCTCCTACATCACCGCTGTGATGCGCGTGTACAATCTGCACGGCCGCCGCGACAACAAATACAAGGCGCGCATCAAGATCCTGGTGCACGAGACCGGCACGGAAGAATTCTCGCGTCAGGTCGAGGCCGAGTGGAATGCGCTCAAGGACAGCGTGCTGACGCTGCCCGAGCAGGACATCGCCGCGATCGGCGCCTATTTCGCGCCGCCGGCGCTGGCGCCGCGTCCCGAGGGCGACGAGGTGGTGAAGCTCGCGCGGCTCGACTCGCGCTCGTTCGGCGAATGGCTCGACCAGAACGTCGTCACGCACAAGCACCCCGACTACGCCGCGGTGACCATATCCCTCAAGGGCACCGGCGAAGCGCCGGGCGATGCCAGCGACGGCCAGATGGACGCGGTCGCCGACATCGCCGAGCGCTATGCGTTCGACGAGATCCGTGTCAGCCATGAGCAGAACCTGATCCTGCCGCATGTCGCGCGGGCCGATCTCAAGGCGATCTACGACCGGCTGGTCGAGATCGGGCTCGCCACGGCGAACTCGAACCTGATCACGGACATCATCGCCTGCCCGGGCCTGGACTACTGCGCGCTCGCCAATGCGCGTTCGATCTCGGTCGCACAGGACATCTCTCAGCGCTTTGCCTCGCTGGCGCGGCAGAAGGAGATCGGCGAGCTGAAGCTGAAGATCTCCGGCTGCATCAATGCCTGCGGCCATCACCATGTCGGCCATATCGGCATCCTCGGCGTGGAGAAGAAGGGCGCGGAGCTTTACCAGGTGACGCTGGGTGGCTCGGGCGACGAGAATGCCTCGATCGGCGAGATCATCGGACGCGGCTTCGGCCCCGACGAGATCACCGACGCGATCGAGAAGATCGTCGACACCTATCTCGCGCATCGCCGCGACGCCTCGGAAAAGTTCCTCGACGCCTATCGCCGTCTCGGCCCCGCGCCCTTCAAGGAGGCGCTCTATGCTAGCGAAGCTAAAGCAGCTTAG
- a CDS encoding metal ABC transporter permease has product MIETLLLPFSFPFMQQAFIVSLLVAIPMGLLSPFLVLKGWSLMGDAVSHAVLPGVVLAYVAGLPIGLGAFAAGMFCAIGTGYLKENSRIKEDTVMGVLFSGMFGLGLVLYSMIETELHLDHILFGDMLGVGWGDIIEAGTIAAVVAGALAIKWRDLMLHAFDEQHAKAIGLPVRLLHYGLLALLSLSIVGALKSVGIILAIALLIAPGAIGFLVARRFGTMIAISVTVAVVASLLGVYLSFFLDSAPAPTIVLLMSGTFVVAFLRARLSAPPEGEAA; this is encoded by the coding sequence ATGATCGAGACGCTCCTCCTCCCCTTCTCCTTCCCCTTCATGCAGCAGGCTTTCATCGTCTCGCTGCTTGTGGCGATCCCGATGGGGCTCTTGTCGCCGTTCCTGGTGCTGAAGGGCTGGTCGCTGATGGGCGACGCGGTCTCCCATGCGGTGCTGCCCGGCGTGGTTCTGGCTTATGTCGCCGGCCTGCCTATCGGCCTCGGCGCCTTCGCGGCAGGCATGTTCTGCGCCATCGGCACCGGCTACCTGAAGGAAAACAGCCGCATCAAGGAGGACACCGTCATGGGCGTCCTCTTCTCGGGCATGTTCGGGCTGGGTCTGGTGCTCTATTCGATGATCGAGACGGAGCTGCACCTCGACCATATCCTGTTCGGCGACATGCTGGGCGTCGGTTGGGGCGACATCATCGAGGCCGGGACCATCGCGGCGGTCGTCGCGGGCGCGCTGGCGATCAAGTGGCGAGACCTGATGCTGCACGCCTTCGACGAACAGCACGCGAAGGCGATCGGCCTGCCGGTTCGGCTGCTGCATTACGGCCTGCTGGCGCTGCTCTCGCTGTCGATCGTCGGCGCGCTCAAGTCGGTTGGCATCATCCTCGCGATCGCGCTGCTGATCGCGCCGGGTGCGATCGGTTTCCTGGTCGCACGGCGTTTTGGCACGATGATCGCGATTTCGGTGACGGTGGCGGTCGTCGCGTCGCTGCTCGGCGTCTACCTGTCCTTCTTCCTGGACTCCGCGCCAGCGCCGACGATCGTTCTCCTGATGTCCGGCACCTTCGTCGTCGCCTTCCTGCGCGCCCGCCTGTCTGCGCCGCCGGAGGGCGAGGCGGCCTGA